One window of the Cryptomeria japonica chromosome 7, Sugi_1.0, whole genome shotgun sequence genome contains the following:
- the LOC131046498 gene encoding short-chain dehydrogenase reductase 2a-like, producing the protein MSNAGQAAGALFRRLQDKVAIITGGASGIGEATVRLFTNHGAKVIVADISDVPGSKLAESLSSSVTFIHCDVSKEQDVSAAVDLAMEKHGKLDIMFNNAGAGDRHQNSIAEYEMEQFEAPMNVNVKGVMHDIKHAARVMIPNRKGCIISTGSIAGIMGGTAPHAYTASKHAIIGLTKNGAAELGKYGIRVNCVSPSLVATRGVIDFVGKGKDEVEAWGCRVANLKGTILKAEDIAEAALYLASDESKYVSGHNLVVDGRFTVVNHDWGLYGP; encoded by the exons ATGTCTAATGCAGGGCAAGCAGCTGGTGCTCTGTTTAGAAG ATTGCAAGACAAGGTAGCAATAATCACAGGCGGAGCATCAGGCATTGGTGAAGCCACCGTTCGCCTATTCACAAATCATGGAGCCAAAGTCATCGTAGCCGACATTTCCGATGTACCAGGTTCGAAACTCGCCGAGTCCCTTTCTTCATCGGTTACATTCATCCACTGTGACGTAAGCAAAGAGCAAGACGTGAGCGCAGCAGTGGATTTAGCCATGGAAAAGCATGGAAAACTGGACATAATGTTCAATAATGCGGGTGCTGGAGATAGGCATCAAAATAGTATTGCAGAGTACGAGATGGAGCAATTTGAAGCCCCCATGAATGTAAATGTAAAAGGAGTAATGCACGACATTAAGCATGCAGCCCGCGTTATGATACCCAACAGAAAAGGGTGCATAATTTCTACAGGCAGTATTGCAGGGATTATGGGAGGAACTGCACCTCATGCATACACGGCATCAAAACATGCAATTATAGGCTTGACTAAAAATGGTGCTGCTGAGCTTGGGAAATATGGTATCAGAGTAAATTGTGTTTCTCCTTCTCTTGTTGCAACCAGGGGTGTAATTGACTTTGTAGGAAAAGGCAAGGATGAAGTGGAGGCGTGGGGTTGCAGGGTAGCCAACTTGAAGGGAACTATTCTTAAAGCGGAGGATATAGCAGAGGCTGCTCTGTATTTGGCTAGTGACGAGTCTAAATATGTGAGTGGCCATAATCTTGTTGTTGATGGACGTTTCACAGTTGTAAACCATGACTGGGGACTATATGGGCCATAA